The following nucleotide sequence is from Acidimicrobiia bacterium.
CCTGGCCCCCATACCACGCCGTAGCGGCGGTTCTTGAGATCACCCTGGTTGATGCTGTCGGGCACGGTCCCCGGGCAGTCGTCGACGCCGTCGAGGACACCGTCATCATCAGAGTCGATGGCAAAGGCGTAGAGGCCGTTGGTGCCTGAGCCGATGTAGAGGGTGCCGTTTGCGAGGGTGGGTGAGGATGTGACGTCGCCTCCGATGTCAGTGCCCCACAGGATGGCGCCGGTGTTGGCGTCGTAGGCGTAGATGTTGGTGGGTTCGGTGCCGATGAGGGTGGAGCGGGGGGTCCCCAGGTAGACGGTGCCATCGGCGACGATGGGGGTGGAGTGGACCGGCCCGCCCGTGACAGTCACCCACACGATGGCGCCGGTGTCGGCGTTGAGGGCGTAGAGGCCGTTGGTGCCGGAGCCGATGTAGAGGGTGCCGTTTGCGAGGGTGGGAGAGGATGTGACGTCGCCTCCGATGTCAGTGCCCCACAGGATGGCGCCGGTAGGAGGCGCTCGCTGCGATCAGGTACAACGGCGCTGAGGGTCTCGTAGTCCATTCGCTTGATCGTCTCGCTCGATCATTGACGATTCAGGAGGCGGCGCTGCAACAGGTCTGGACGGCGGGTGGCCGGATCATTGCCTTGGACTCGGGTGAAGTACTGGCCGACGACCCGGATGATCCGGTTCGGACACCGTCTGCACGGTGGTCAACCCCATACGAGCGCGAGCCGAAGGTTCAAACCCAAACGACGCCAACCATCCGTGCCACATTCTGCTGGGCGGCGATCCGATCCCTAATCGAACCGACCTCCTCGGCATCCCGATGCGTCTCCAACGCCTTGTACAACATCGAGCCAAACTATCAGAACTAGTCAACCAACCAACTCCTTCTTTCAGTATCCGATCCAACGCCGAGTATGGGTCGGGTCGTGGGCGCCGAAGCCGCCAGGCGACCTCGTTCCGGGGTAGGTTCAGGGGAGGAGGCAATAGTGGATCGCCCGTCTGGCACGGTCACGTTCGTGTTTACCGA
It contains:
- a CDS encoding PQQ-like beta-propeller repeat protein — protein: MLWGTDIGGDVTSSPTLANGTLYIGSGTNGLYALNADTGAIVWVTVTGGPVHSTPIVADGTVYLGTPRSTLIGTEPTNIYAYDANTGAILWGTDIGGDVTSSPTLANGTLYIGSGTNGLYAFAIDSDDDGVLDGVDDCPGTVPDSINQGDLKNRRYGVVWGPGVRVRRCRCPHIHHRRHPGLLSGADHR